One Plasmodium coatneyi strain Hackeri chromosome 14, complete sequence genomic window carries:
- a CDS encoding KIR-like protein: MSSGPFISGLPSEFDFYDKFERSEEECTSTNGNCDTERKNYSLKGNEYNNCREQFEKALGHIYKEYRNNVQKKSLECTARHFLYYWFGDKLTKTKEGREKFQGALSVICRAIRDSCTSGQQCKLPCDSDSNRVHVDKDIFNNRKTLFDFWYDGNIVQTLLQISGSEGFQICKSYVESVEATKGKMEQSCTNERSGDDYCTNFWHQHKIDIGQKLSALKSQLTTAKKRIEREAQAASSKTEEMIRGATTTSSISSIIGTLAATALPFFLYKYKPWSSWFGNHASGGRRSNIRGRRSAGSDIDDLTETSTTVDFTESSETSSILDSTTIRSPAAYNTRKPNRGERTARAGINSNRPGHHQNIGYQNI; encoded by the exons GGACCATTTATAAGCGGGTTACCTTCAGAGTTTGATTTCTATGATAAATTCGAAAGGAGCGAGGAAGAATGTACAAGTACAAATGGTAATTGCGAcacagaaaggaagaattattCATTGAAAGGCAATGAATATAATAATTGCAGAGAACAGTTTGAGAAAGCACTAGgccatatatacaaagaataCAGAAACAATGTACAGAAGAAATCACTCGAATGTACGGCGCGCcatttcctatattattggttTGGGGATAAATTAACTAAAACTAAAGAGGGACGTGAGAAATTTCAAGGTGCACTAAGTGTTATTTGCAGAGCTATAAGAGATTCTTGCACATCGGGACAACAATGTAAACTCCCCTGTGATAGTGATAGTAATAGAGTACACGTTGACAAAGACATTttcaataatagaaaaactTTATTCGACTTTTGGTATGACGGTAACATAGTACAAACTTTGTTACAAATTAGTGGGTCCGAAGGTTTTCAGATATGTAAAAGCTACGTGGAGAGTGTCGAAGCAACAAAGGGTAAAATGGAACAGTCCTGTACAAACGAAAGGAGCGGTGATGAttattgtacaaatttttggCACCAGCATAAGATTGACATTGGGCAGAAATTATCAGCATTGAAAAGTCAATTAACAACtgcaaagaaaagaatagaaCGCGAAGCACAAGCAGCATCCTCCAAAACAGAAGAAATGATACGTggtgccaccaccacctcttcCATCTCCTCCATAATTGGTACATTAGCAGCGACagcccttcctttctttttatataaa TATAagccatggtcttcttggtttggtaaccacgcttctggaggaagaaggagcaacataagaggaagaagatcaGCTGGGAGTGACATTGACGACttaacagaaacttcaaCAACAGTGGACTTCACGGAAAGTTCGGAAACAAGTTCCATACTTGATTCCACTACAATACGTTCTCCTGCTGCGTACAACACAAGAAAGCCTAACAGGGGAGAAAGAACAGCAAGAGCAGGAATAAATAGCAATAGGCCAGGTCATCACcagaatataggttatcagaacatCTAA